AGTACTAATTACACTAAGTGTAGCATCATGGGATGCTGCACAGGGAAGATCTCTTAGATCTCCTACGGCACCTCTAAATCGTTATAGCTTTCCtcctgattttgattttggcgTTGCTTCTTCCGCTTATCAGGTTTGTTTGTAATGTACTGATCAATGAAATGTACTCATGCTTtcgatagtttttttttttttttttcgatagATTTAATTAGTTTGTTAAAGTAATTAATCAGGATATTTGAATATATGTGGAATGCAGTATGAAGGTGCagtagaagaaggaggaagGGCCCCGAGCATATGGGATCGTTTTACACATGAATTCCCAGGTTCaccttttttttcattcatccacacgttgttaatttttttgttataaagaaCTTATCTTTTCCAACGTTTCCAATATCTATAcgtaaaagttttatatattttttcagaaaGGACAAGCATGGACAACGGAGATGTTGCTGTAGACTTTTACCATCGTTACAAGGTTTGTGCCGGCAtgacttttattattttatacttgCTTGCTTTGCAGCATTTTTGGTCATTGGAAACGTGATTGAATTGTGAAATATAAGCATAAAAAAATTGGTGGGACATATCTGCATAATCAAGTTTTAAGTTTCaatagttattttattattatttttcttgcaacaacttatattaattaaatggtAAAATGAACAGGAAGACATCAAATTAATGAAGGAAATGAATTTGGATACTTTCAGATTTTCACTATCCTGGTCAAGAATATTACCAAGTAAgtaaatatttggatttttttttttcctactatCAATTTGGAAGATACAACTCACGTGACacgtacatttttttttattttttacctttttcccAAGAATTATTTTTAACCGTTTTATCTATTATATTTTCAGGTGGAAAACTAAGTGATGGAGTAAATAAAGAAGGGGTTCAATTTTACAAGAATCTTATTGATGAACTTATCAAGAATGGTAAGAATCATAAGCTCAAATCGTTAATAATAGCTAAGTTTTGTGTTTGAAATGTTTCTCatcacactatatatataaacattcatACAGGTATAAAACCATTTATAACAATCTATCACTGGGATATACCTCAAGCTCTTGATGATGAGTACGGTAGCTTTTTGAGTCCTCGAATCATGTAAGTTAAAAGCTTAGATTCATACACGATATACATAAGTTTTAAGTACTGCTCTTTCAgtcttttgacatttttttgttgttgaatggTTTTATCCAGAGATGATTTTAGAAACTATGCCAGATTCTGTTTCCAAGAATTTGGTGACAAGGTCAATCTATGGACAACGTTCAATGAGCCATATGTTTATAGCGTTGCGGGTTATGATAGGGGCAATAAAGCAATCGGTAGATGTTCAAAATGGGTAAACAGTTTGTGTGTAGCTGGTGATTCGGGCACAGAGCCTTATATAGTATCTCACCACCTTCTTCTTGCTCACGCTACTGCTGCTGAAGAGTTCAGGAAATGTGACAAGGTAAATAAGAAACTATGTCTTCCTAAAAAACagtttctttaaaatttttatttgttttgaacacacacacaaacaaaagtGTATGGATATTTTCATGTCATTTAATCTTAAAACGGATTTGAAcgccaaaaaaattaacagtttGATTTATTGTAACTGTGAAACAGATTTCAAAAGATGCCAAGATAGGCATAGTGTTGTCTCCTTATTGGTTCGAGCCATATGACAGTGATTCTAATGCTGATAAAGAAGCAGTTGAACGAGCTCTTGTTTTTAATGTTGGTTGGTGAGTTGTCATCTATGTAATCAAcgttgaaacaaaataaataatttgctaatcatttattattaattttttctaatcttgtttATTCTACAATTATGTATAGGCATCTTAACCCTTTAGTCTTTGGAGATTATCCCGAAACGATGAAGACAAACGCTGGAAATAGA
This Camelina sativa cultivar DH55 unplaced genomic scaffold, Cs unpScaffold01593, whole genome shotgun sequence DNA region includes the following protein-coding sequences:
- the LOC104774126 gene encoding beta-glucosidase 32-like gives rise to the protein MEIKLLALVLITLSVASWDAAQGRSLRSPTAPLNRYSFPPDFDFGVASSAYQYEGAVEEGGRAPSIWDRFTHEFPERTSMDNGDVAVDFYHRYKEDIKLMKEMNLDTFRFSLSWSRILPSGKLSDGVNKEGVQFYKNLIDELIKNGIKPFITIYHWDIPQALDDEYGSFLSPRIIDDFRNYARFCFQEFGDKVNLWTTFNEPYVYSVAGYDRGNKAIGRCSKWVNSLCVAGDSGTEPYIVSHHLLLAHATAAEEFRKCDKISKDAKIGIVLSPYWFEPYDSDSNADKEAVERALVFNVGWHLNPLVFGDYPETMKTNAGNRLPSFTKEESMIVKNSFDFIGINYYTTRFIAHDLHAD